Proteins from a genomic interval of bacterium:
- a CDS encoding lactate racemase domain-containing protein, which translates to MIIGKGSETDFLGEQEVYDLCAEAFAQKKLDGRKVLVIIPDYTRSGPFDLMFRMVYRLLAERVKLLDFLIALGTHPPMSDEQIYQLLRITRDDHIHRYPKARFFNHNCQDREQLRLAGTFGEDEIAEISNGLLRKRVDVTVNRMVYDYDLLLIIGPTFPHEAMGFSGGHKYLFPGISGEDIIDTFHWIGALITMPVFIGTKNTPMRRLVEKAAGFIPVERMCLNLVVKEHNLSGLYIGPPEETFHAAASLSDKIHIIYKDHPFRRVLSCAPSMYDEIWTAGKCMYKLESVVADGGELIIYAPHVTHLSKVYGHLLEKIGYHCRDYFVKQWDRFKDIQGGILAHSCNVRGIGSFENGTEKPRISVVLATAMPEDYCKKINLGYRDPKSIDHDVWKDREDEGYLYVPKAGEMLYLLKNNPFRSQEP; encoded by the coding sequence ATGATTATCGGAAAAGGTTCAGAAACGGATTTCCTGGGCGAGCAGGAAGTGTATGATCTCTGTGCGGAAGCGTTTGCGCAGAAAAAGCTGGATGGCAGAAAAGTACTTGTCATCATACCCGACTATACCCGCTCAGGGCCGTTCGATCTCATGTTCCGCATGGTATACAGGCTTCTTGCGGAACGGGTAAAACTCCTCGATTTCCTCATCGCTCTCGGTACTCATCCCCCGATGAGCGATGAGCAGATATACCAGCTCCTCAGGATTACCCGTGACGACCATATTCACCGGTACCCAAAAGCGCGGTTTTTCAATCATAACTGCCAGGACCGTGAACAGCTCAGGCTCGCAGGCACATTCGGCGAGGATGAGATCGCGGAAATCTCGAACGGTCTTCTCCGTAAACGGGTGGATGTAACCGTCAACAGGATGGTGTACGATTACGATCTCCTCCTGATCATCGGTCCTACATTCCCCCACGAGGCGATGGGATTTTCCGGCGGCCACAAGTACCTGTTCCCCGGCATCAGCGGCGAGGACATCATCGATACGTTCCACTGGATCGGCGCTCTGATCACCATGCCGGTATTTATCGGCACCAAAAACACGCCCATGCGCAGGCTTGTTGAAAAGGCCGCGGGATTCATTCCGGTCGAGCGCATGTGTCTCAACCTCGTGGTGAAGGAGCATAACCTGTCTGGTCTCTATATCGGCCCTCCTGAGGAAACCTTTCATGCAGCCGCCAGCCTGTCCGACAAGATTCACATCATCTACAAGGATCACCCGTTCAGACGTGTGCTGTCGTGCGCTCCTTCGATGTACGACGAGATATGGACCGCGGGCAAGTGCATGTACAAACTTGAATCGGTTGTGGCCGATGGCGGCGAGCTCATCATCTATGCCCCGCATGTCACCCATCTTTCAAAGGTTTACGGCCACCTGCTCGAGAAAATCGGATACCACTGCCGCGACTACTTTGTCAAACAGTGGGACAGATTCAAGGATATCCAGGGAGGGATACTCGCCCACTCGTGCAATGTGCGGGGAATCGGTTCATTCGAGAACGGAACGGAAAAACCGCGTATCAGCGTCGTACTGGCAACAGCGATGCCCGAGGATTACTGTAAAAAAATCAATCTCGGTTACCGTGACCCGAAATCGATCGATCATGACGTCTGGAAAGACCGTGAGGACGAGGGATATCTGTATGTCCCCAAGGCGGGCGAAATGCTGTATCTGCTCAAAAACAATCCGTTCCGCTCACAGGAACCATGA
- a CDS encoding SDR family oxidoreductase yields the protein MSFVEELFSLKGKVAAAVGAGGVLAGAMVRGLAQAGAKVAILDLNPENAEKTATSIRTDLKGDALAIKMDATDKEDIQKALDEIVAAWGHVDILINAPGINSATPFFEISEDEWEKILRVNLKSMFLACQVFGKHMIEQGKGGSIINISSVSSSIPLSKVFTYSVSKAGVNNLTQFLAREFAPHKVRVNAVAPGFFPAEQNRKILTEERVASIFRHTPMDRFGEPEELVGAVIWLSSPKASSFVTGAIIRVDGGYTAMTI from the coding sequence ATGTCATTCGTTGAAGAACTGTTCAGTCTCAAGGGAAAAGTAGCCGCCGCTGTCGGCGCGGGCGGCGTGCTCGCAGGCGCCATGGTGCGAGGGCTGGCTCAGGCGGGAGCAAAAGTCGCCATACTCGACCTCAATCCTGAAAATGCCGAAAAAACCGCAACGTCGATCAGGACCGACCTGAAAGGCGACGCTCTTGCTATAAAAATGGACGCCACCGATAAAGAGGACATCCAGAAAGCCCTCGATGAAATTGTTGCCGCATGGGGGCATGTCGATATTCTTATCAACGCTCCGGGCATCAACTCGGCGACCCCGTTTTTCGAGATTTCCGAGGACGAGTGGGAAAAGATACTCAGGGTGAACCTGAAGAGCATGTTCCTCGCCTGTCAGGTTTTCGGAAAACACATGATCGAGCAGGGAAAAGGCGGAAGCATCATCAATATATCGTCCGTATCATCGAGCATTCCCCTTTCCAAGGTATTCACCTACAGCGTATCAAAGGCGGGAGTCAACAACCTGACCCAGTTTCTGGCCCGCGAATTCGCTCCCCACAAGGTACGGGTGAATGCCGTCGCTCCCGGTTTTTTCCCGGCTGAGCAGAACAGGAAGATACTCACCGAAGAACGCGTGGCATCCATTTTCCGCCACACACCCATGGATCGTTTCGGGGAACCCGAGGAGCTCGTGGGAGCGGTCATCTGGCTTTCCTCGCCGAAAGCC